Proteins co-encoded in one Arachis hypogaea cultivar Tifrunner chromosome 13, arahy.Tifrunner.gnm2.J5K5, whole genome shotgun sequence genomic window:
- the LOC112736354 gene encoding ABC transporter B family member 19 — MTDASFESETEYYTPNHHKRYYPTPVSHHNVFGSESFTMSTSQTQRKAASSRRVRPNRIPTTPFASDDDHSWQGEVSWKFEARGWQEYSARMGSVLNLWPVDSPFEHSRVFRQSANDYFLSQTSRFKGHSGSTYHNEHSVYGRVELQSYVAGDSDLSESRGFSKTKVIKERDSIIRNKTSPLAKEDELSWIDYSISDKEIGGYHAEFSYTKHDHRGKHGDSYRLPSAVDKFGTPSYGVDKVTGYEYDEEGEEELDEEDAGPPKTIGLFRLFRYATKWDWVLVLVGCLGAFIDGGSLPFYSYLFGELVNKISQNGNNKQMMEDVEKICIYMTGLAAVVSVGAYLQIACWRLVGERSAQRMRTEYLRAVLRQDISFFDTQINTGDIMHGIASDVAQIQEVMGEKMAHFVHHIFTFICGYIVGFRRSWRVSLVVFSVTPLTMFCGIVYKAIYGGLTAKEEASYRKAGVIAEQTISSIRTVFSFVAERQLAAKYAQLLQKSAPIGAKIGFAKGAGMGIIYLVTYSTWALAFWYGSILIATNKLDGGAAIACFFGVNVGGRGLALALSYFAQFAQGTVAASRVFSVIDRIPEIDPYSPDGRKLTVVRGRIELKNVSFAYPSRPDSLILHSLNLVFSSTKTLALVGASGGGKSTIFALIERFYDPIEGTITLDGHDLRTLQVKWLRGQIGMVGQEPILFATSILENVMMGKDNVTKEEAIAACIAADAHNFISNLPLGYDTQVGDRGTKLSGGQKQRIALARAIIKDPKILLLDEPTSALDAESESAVQRAMDKISVGRTTIVIAHRIATVKNAHAIVVLENGTAIEMGNHLQLIGKGGTYYNLVKLASEAISRPLSNEHDMQKSNDDSIADVSRYAADISRPKHLKYAQEKKVEIEDEPNKMPKKFRLSEILKLQKPELWMLLLGFFLGMFAGAFLSLFPLVLGISLGVYFDDDTDKMKRDVGHLCLALVCLGFGCILSMTGQQGFCGWAGSKLTLRVRNLLFQSILKQELGWFDFDKNSTGVLVSRLSIDCVSFRSILGDRFSVLLMGLSSAAVGLGVSFVINWKLTLLAAAVTPFTLGASYVSLLINIGPHVDNNAYAKASNIASGAVSNIRTVTTFSAQEILIKSFDQALSEPQRKSLKSSHIQGLTFGFFQGAMYGAYTLVLWFGARLVDRSEAKLGDVFKIFLILVLSSFSVGQLAGLAPDTSMAATAIPSVQDIINRRPLIGNDKSIRSKKVEDRLKSPFKIEFKMVTFAYPSRPAVTVLRDFSLKVKGGSTVALVGPSGSGKSTIIWLIQRFYDPNKGKVMLSGVDLMEIDVKWLRRQMALVGQEPALFSGSIRENITFGDPNASWAEIEAAAKEAYIHKFISGLPQGYETQVGQSGVQLSGGQKQRIAIARAILKKSRVVLLDEASSALDLESEKHIQYALKKVSKEATTIIVAHRLSTIREADNIVVMKDGGVAEYGSHDTLMTSHQNGLYASLVRSETEANAFA; from the exons ATGACTGATGCTTCATTTGAGAGTGAGACGGAGTATTACACCCCAAACCATCACAAACGATACTATCCAACACCAGTAAGCCATCACAACGTCTTTGGCTCGGAGTCTTTCACAATGTCCACCTCTCAAACTCAACGCAAAGCCGCCAGCTCTAGAAGAGTTCGCCCCAACAGAATTCCCACGACGCCTTTCGCTTCGGATGATGATCATTCGTGGCAAGGAGAGGTTTCTTGGAAGTTCGAGGCCAGGGGATGGCAAGAGTACAGCGCACGCATGGGCTCTGTTCTGAATCTATGGCCAGTCGACTCCCCATTTGAACACAGCCGCGTGTTTCGTCAGTCGGCCAATGACTACTTCCTTTCACAAACTAGTCGATTCAAAGGCCACTCAGGCTCAACTTATCATAATGAGCATTCCGTCTACGGAAGAGTTGAGCTCCAGAGCTATGTTGCCGGGGACAGTGACCTTAGCGAGTCTCGTGGTTTCTCTAAAACAAAGGTCATAAAAGAAAGAGATAGCATAATAAGAAACAAGACTAGTCCGTTGGCCAAAGAAGACGAGCTCAGTTGGATAGACTATAGCATCTCTGATAAAGAAATTGGTGGGTATCACGCTGAATTCTCTTATACTAAACATGACCACCGTGGCAAGCATGGCGACAGTTACAGACTACCATCAGCCGTAGATAAATTCGGTACCCCGAGTTATGGTGTTGACAAGGTTACAGGGTATGAGTATGATGAAGAGGGCGAGGAGGAATTGGATGAGGAAGATGCAGGGCCTCCAAAGACAATTGGGTTGTTTCGGCTATTTAGGTATGCAACAAAGTGGGATTGGGTTCTTGTACTTGTAGGTTGTTTAGGTGCTTTCATAGATGGAGGCTCACTTCCTTTTTATTCTTATCTTTTTGGAGAATTGGTCAAtaagatttcacaaaatgggAATAATAAGCAAATGATGGAGGATGTAGAGAAG ATATGCATATATATGACCGGGTTGGCTGCAGTTGTTTCGGTTGGAGCATATTTGC AGATCGCATGTTGGAGGTTAGTGGGCGAGAGATCTGCTCAAAGAATGAGGACGGAGTATTTAAGAGCAGTTCTTCGACAGGATATTAGTTTTTTTGATACACAGATCAACACTGGTGATATTATGCATGGAATAGCCAGTGATGTTGCACAAATCCAAGAAGTTATGGGAGAGAAG ATGGCTCACTTTGTTCATCATATATTTACATTTATATGTGGCTACATAGTTGGATTTAGAAGATCGTGGAGAGTCTCTTTGGTGGTATTCTCAGTCACCCCATTAACAATGTTTTGTGGTATAGTCTACAAAGCAATTTATGGTGGTCTAACAGCAAAAGAAGAA GCTTCTTACAGGAAAGCTGGTGTTATTGCGGAACAAACGATCAGTTCAATTAGGACAGTGTTTTCTTTTGTTGCGGAAAGGCAATTGGCAGCAAAATATGCTCAATTACTACAAAAATCAGCCCCAATAGGCGCAAAAATTGGTTTTGCCAAGGGTGCAGGCATGGGCATTATCTATTTAGTAACATATTCGACATGGGCCTTGGCATTTTGGTATGGCTCCATCTTAATTGCCACGAACAAACTTGATGGGGGTGCAGCTATTGCTTGTTTCTTTGGTGTCAATGTAGGAGGAAG AGGTCTAGCATTGGCGCTGTCATATTTTGCACAATTTGCACAAGGTACTGTTGCAGCAAGTCGTGTATTCTCTGTTATAGACAGAATTCCTGAGATTGATCCATATAGCCCTGACGGAAGGAAGCTTACTGTTGTCCGTGGTAGAATTGAGTTAAAAAATGTTAGTTTTGCATACCCATCTCGTCCTGATTCTCTGATACTTCATTCCCTTAATTTAGTATTTTCATCGACAAAAACTTTGGCACTGGTTGGTGCTAGTGGAGGGGGCAAGTCGACTATATTTGCTCTGATAGAGCGGTTCTATGACCCTATTGAAG GGACGATAACCTTGGACGGCCATGATTTGAGGACGTTGCAAGTCAAGTGGCTAAGAGGTCAAATTGGGATGGTTGGTCAAGAGCCAATCCTCTTTGCAACCTCCATACTAGAAAACGTTATGATGGGGAAAGATAATGTCACTAAGGAGGAGGCAATTGCTGCTTGCATTGCTGCAGATGCTCACAATTTCATATCTAACTTACCACTTGGCTATGACACTCAG GTCGGAGATAGGGGCACAAAACTATCAGGTGGTCAAAAGCAGAGAATCGCACTGGCTCGAGCAATAATCAAAGATCCTAAAATCCTTCTTTTAGACGAACCTACCAGCGCTCTTGATGCTGAGTCAGAGTCTGCAGTCCAACGAGCCATGGACAAGATTTCTGTGGGTCGAACAACCATTGTCATTGCTCATAGGATAGCTACTGTAAAGAATGCTCATGCCATCGTGGTCCTCGAAAATGGTACTGCCATTGAGATGGGTAACCATCTCCAGCTTATAGGGAAAGGGGGAACCTACTATAACCTTGTCAAACTCGCCAGCGAGGCCATATCAAGGCCTCTCTCTAATGAACATGACATGCAAAAATCCAATGACGACTCAATTGCTGATGTATCAAGATATGCAGCAGATATCTCGAGGCCTAAACATTTAAAATACGCTCAGGAGAAAAAAGTAGAGATCGAAGACGAGCCAAACAAAATGCCAAAAAAATTTAGACTTTCTGAGATATTGAAATTGCAAAAGCCAGAGctttggatgctacttttagGATTCTTTCTGGGTATGTTTGCAGGCGCTTTTCTGTCTCTTTTTCCTTTGGTTTTAGGCATATCTCTTGGGGTATATTTTGATGATGACACTGATAAGATGAAGAGAGATGTTGGACACCTTTGTTTAGCACTTGTTTGTCTTGGATTCGGTTGTATTCTTTCCATGACAGGACAACAAGGATTTTGTGGTTGGGCAGGATCAAAGCTTACACTAAGGGTTAGAAACCTCTTGTTCCAGTCCATCTTGAAACAAGAACTCGGGtggtttgattttgataaaaactCGACTGGAGTGTTAGTGTCAAGGCTCTCCATTGATTGTGTCAGCTTTCGTTCAATACTTGGTGATCGATTCTCAGTCCTTCTTATGGGGTTGAGTTCAGCAGCCGTCGGTCTTGGTGTTTCCTTTGTCATCAATTGGAAACTAACCCTTTTGGCGGCTGCTGTTACTCCCTTTACTCTTGGTGCAAGTTATGTAAGCTTGCTTATAAATATTGGACCACATGTTGATAACAATGCATATGCCAAAGCTAGCAATATTGCTTCTGGTGCAGTATCAAACATAAGAACGGTTACCACGTTTTCTGCCCAGGAAATATTAATTAAGTCCTTTGATCAAGCCTTATCAGAACCTCAAAGGAAATCATTGAAAAGTTCGCACATTCAAGGTCTAACATTTGGGTTCTTTCAAGGTGCCATGTATGGAGCGTACACCTTGGTTCTTTGGTTTGGTGCCAGACTTGTAGATCGTAGCGAAGCGAAGTTGGGAGATGTTTTTAAGATCTTTCTCATTCTTGTTTTGAGCTCATTTTCTGTGGGACAACTAGCTGGTTTAGCACCAGATACTTCTATGGCGGCCACAGCAATCCCTTCTGTTCAAGATATCATAAACCGGAGGCCGCTGATAGGGAACGATAAGtcaataagaagcaagaaagtagAAGATCGATTAAAGTCGCCTTTCAAAATAGAATTCAAAATGGTCACATTTGCATACCCATCTAGGCCTGCAGTTACAGTGCTAAGGGATTTCTCTTTGAAGGTCAAAGGTGGAAGCACCGTGGCCTTGGTAGGACCCAGTGGATCAGGAAAATCAACCATCATATGGTTGATACAGAGGTTCTATGATCCAAATAAAGGAAAAGTGATGCTAAGTGGGGTAGACCTTATGGAAATTGATGTTAAGTGGTTAAGGAGGCAAATGGCTTTAGTGGGTCAAGAACCAGCACTGTTTTCTGGGAGTATAAGGGAGAACATTACCTTTGGGGACCCAAATGCGTCATGGGCTGAAATTGAAGCAGCTGCAAAAGAAGCTTACATCCACAAATTCATTAGTGGCCTTCCTCAAGGTTATGAGACCCAG GTTGGTCAAAGCGGGGTCCAACTATCAGGTGGCCAAAAACAACGAATTGCAATAGCAAGGGCTATACTGAAGAAATCAAGGGTGGTTCTACTTGATGAAGCAAGCAGTGCTTTGGACTTGGAGTCAGAGAAACACATCCAATATGCCCTTAAGAAagtttccaaggaagcaacaacCATCATTGTAGCCCATCGTCTATCGACAATTAGAGAAGCTGACAACATAGTGGTTATGAAAGATGGGGGAGTAGCAGAGTATGGAAGTCATGACACACTCATGACTTCCCATCAAAATGGTCTGTATGCTAGCCTAGTTCGATCTGAGACCGAAGCCAATGCCTTTGCTTGA